Genomic segment of Rhodohalobacter mucosus:
TGTTACAGAGCTGATTCTCTCACCTACAACGTCAGGCCAGAAATGAAGCACCATTCCCCTTTTCAATTCTGTCTGGTGAGGTACTTTCTTCAAAAACTCCCTGAGGAGCTGATTCATTGACTGTGGTTTTCTGCCAAATGCCATATTCTTATCCATCAAAATTTCCGTGTTACCTCTCCGGCCGAAACGGTAAACCATGCATTATTATCCGTCTCAGTAAACTGTTCTTTTGAAAAAGGGCGATCATTTGCGGAGGTGATGAACGTCTGACCCTTGTGACGGTTCAGCGTTTCTGTAATTATGTCCGTTTTTTCCTGATCCAGATTACCAAATACATCATCCAGAAGCATGATCGGCAGATCGTCCAGCTCATCAGAATAATAAAAAAGCTGAGCCATCTTCAGCGCCATTGAGAAAAGGCGGTGCTGACCCTGCGATCCATAATTGCGAAGCTCCATATCACCCAGGTAAAATACAATTTCATCCCGGTGCGGCCCAATAATCGTTTGCTCCCTTTCCAGTTCTTTTTCAAAGTTTTCAGCGAGCAACCTGCTGAATTCCGTTTTTACATGATCTTCAGATTCCCGTTCATCAACAATAGTTTGATACGTTAGCGATGGTTCCAGGTTGAAACCGGAGATGGTTCTGTATTGCAGTGCCAGG
This window contains:
- a CDS encoding DUF721 domain-containing protein is translated as MDKNMAFGRKPQSMNQLLREFLKKVPHQTELKRGMVLHFWPDVVGERISSVTKNLRFEGSKLILHVENEAWRHEIHANRYSIAKKLNEKVGSKVVKEIVVRA